A window of Gimesia sp. contains these coding sequences:
- a CDS encoding RHS repeat-associated core domain-containing protein produces the protein MSLNRIESVSFLLLFMILTSSLQAQSPHNIYEWTPEKVIQRAWLADRDDLAANNYVHSPDRGFIQTGRGNYCLPVTDLVIPAETTELRIERLYTSDSRFRGLFGTGWHSSLDASLNVGKNNIVEVSIGGMTYRFQTDPANPALTKPLQSSTARLSKAADGSYHFLLPEGTWTFTAAGKLNTWLKEGTTFEFQYTGNQLAQIRVGGKALLQVKTGPQGHIEQLIDDTNRTLQYQYDSSGHLKQVSHFDRTTEAYQFNAQGRLTEARFRNSSRVLFTWDSQGHLQEMKGPGLKRSSFAFRQSKGSRQMIVTLPGEVTPPPITDFSIPQPVAETPQPPRSLPIPEPVIEPESEADKVETIFYNANDQGVLPQPTHATQFTLKTPIRLTYMMNYHWTKNNEGTPGTIALKHENGTLYGPWQTHAPREGGRPNNAIWECTPDVLLIKGTYTVLDSQPETWAQNQETGGRGITEIRGIKLKSTRLVPATDQTGKWYLHGENDYRFPLLPGWHVEQNSRNKVKDEIFDTVVNQDRSLILICWKGHEDVSDAQTALKQFVAEKQQEVRQNPQMASNMGTAYFQVGNAPAARVGYYTAGRQSAVFRISFVKKNRRYVINVVKTGSARLDQPSPELAQLFNAVSFNRIQPITPAPPVPQSPLPTPPPVQPTPQPEPGLTTASPEPVQQPALSLATLSWKFNDKEHSVEQIDFDQNVTKKYYDPAGRLIRYVRPDQSQMTFAYDTFGRLISKTRYDKTQEQYTYDGTSNRLTSVTDRLGTVSIQYNSQGLIQEFIDAHKVSSRFDFDSKNQLRGVQRSDGESVGFAYDTRGELQQMTFDGKNPLEFSTSENGRTTTLREPDGASESFEFTTSGQLRRATDALGKTTSFQYGPGGQLVSTTNPLGETTRYSHDSAGNVRVISRSGAQDKVLISYTKAGLPQSVTLPGDHKFQFEFNPFGKMTKKTDPLGRSFGYEYNRLQQLSKMTFPDGTARNLVYDAAGRLVSDQRTNDPATTYRYDDRDRLVELTSGTGSLRYEYEDYDRPVRIVDLWSGQLTSLQYDQRGRLIQLSDTFRGRTDYQYDESGRVTKVQNTRGQQVEFSYQNLDLPIERRQLGGETVSYEYDLLGQLKREDSTVTGTKRYDYDALNRLKEETTPTRGTRRYEYNPAGNLTRVQSGQSEYRYEYDPTDNLTAINAPGGGQTRFEYDGVGRVLSRTNALGQRRQYRWNHADQLEALTLESGKQLSYKYGEQRKPVEISEGQNVIRSHEYNTQGLPVTSTVKDQHYRYLYDRSGKLLEMRNDTQRTSVGYTYGNGDRVSSVILPEGKTINYRYDVAARLTEVAGPAGAEVSIEYDELGRRKALLAGKAARIEYAYHPNGLLQRIECKQNDGRLIYQASYEYDSAGRIIRAVLQNKNFTYAYDSEGRLSETVYPDGRREAYEYDLAGNLKKQGTEERKFNVLNQLLNAGETTLQYSPTGNLISQSQPQGSTRYDYDALDFLQRVALQNSKSVEYAYDPDGLLAARNVAGKTIQFLQDRKNIVGELSDGKLDRIYLNGNDLDQRFGQVIGNEQYYFITAPDHSVLAVINQQGELVNSYTYSPCGEVSVIEEQVPNRFFAKGRYLDRETGLYHYRSRWYDASLSVFISPDTDEGTLADPVTQNAYLYLNGEPVNQIDPAGTTGIPAPGSTGAVWLEILPSQPINPTHPLVTIPKMPVNEWIPKGMRHPFEQMEAARRAAWAAPAEAGGTAAMTAEQQAAYQTLRAGGLPSQMTKLGKLRILGSRMAPWLGRAVIIYGVYHSGKNIYNAKDRVDQAKREVSIWGSVWLGAKLGGAMGAGAGGIGAVPGSILGAIAGYLGSKLITDPEILFDDDPPGTGENLIYVVPITGKKGQPPQEVFVEFMLTGEDEKMAAKVIIHLPIKAEEAAELKQQLGIDRKLTFFAEKAEDGYYVIDDDRLKEIIRKYFKAVASMGVALGMGFAEGFKGFGGTIAPGGGGGSSKDETQKKIDAAIAAIKVTVHEAEIWIKPGKQGMTGIIKLDVEVEIPGQKTSRNAVDGTFTGKIAHPK, from the coding sequence ATGAGTTTGAACCGAATTGAGTCGGTGTCGTTTCTGCTCCTTTTTATGATCCTCACTTCAAGTCTCCAGGCTCAGTCGCCACACAATATATATGAATGGACGCCGGAAAAGGTTATCCAGCGGGCCTGGCTGGCAGATCGTGATGATCTGGCCGCAAATAACTACGTGCATTCTCCCGATCGAGGCTTCATCCAGACCGGGCGGGGAAATTACTGTCTGCCGGTAACGGACCTCGTGATTCCCGCAGAGACAACCGAACTCCGCATTGAGCGGCTCTACACCAGCGATTCCCGCTTTCGCGGCCTCTTCGGCACAGGCTGGCACAGCAGTCTCGATGCTTCCTTGAACGTCGGCAAAAATAACATCGTCGAAGTCAGTATCGGGGGGATGACTTATCGATTTCAGACCGACCCGGCGAATCCGGCACTAACCAAACCGCTGCAGTCTTCAACAGCCCGACTCTCAAAAGCGGCCGACGGATCCTATCACTTCCTCTTGCCGGAAGGGACTTGGACTTTCACGGCCGCCGGCAAGCTCAACACCTGGCTTAAGGAAGGGACCACGTTTGAGTTTCAATATACGGGCAATCAGCTTGCGCAGATTCGCGTGGGCGGCAAAGCACTCCTCCAGGTCAAAACCGGCCCGCAGGGACATATCGAACAACTGATCGACGACACAAACCGCACTCTGCAGTATCAGTATGATTCCTCAGGTCACCTGAAACAGGTTTCCCACTTTGATCGGACCACCGAAGCCTATCAGTTCAACGCACAGGGACGGCTTACCGAAGCCCGTTTCCGCAACAGCAGCCGCGTCTTATTTACCTGGGATTCCCAGGGGCATCTGCAGGAAATGAAAGGCCCCGGCCTGAAACGCTCCTCATTTGCGTTTCGACAGTCCAAAGGCAGTCGCCAAATGATTGTGACACTTCCCGGCGAAGTAACACCTCCCCCAATCACAGACTTTTCGATACCTCAGCCCGTCGCGGAAACTCCCCAGCCCCCCCGCTCGCTGCCCATTCCGGAGCCTGTTATTGAACCGGAATCGGAGGCCGACAAAGTCGAGACGATTTTCTACAACGCCAACGACCAGGGTGTCCTGCCGCAGCCCACGCACGCGACACAGTTCACGCTCAAAACGCCCATCCGCCTGACCTACATGATGAACTATCACTGGACGAAGAATAATGAAGGCACCCCCGGCACCATCGCTCTGAAACACGAAAACGGTACCCTGTATGGCCCTTGGCAGACACACGCCCCCCGCGAGGGAGGACGGCCCAATAATGCCATCTGGGAATGCACACCCGATGTCCTGCTCATCAAAGGCACCTATACCGTGCTCGACAGTCAGCCGGAAACCTGGGCACAAAACCAGGAGACCGGCGGTCGGGGCATCACCGAGATCCGCGGGATCAAACTCAAATCCACCCGCCTGGTCCCGGCTACCGATCAGACCGGCAAATGGTATCTGCATGGGGAAAACGATTATCGCTTCCCGTTGCTGCCCGGCTGGCACGTGGAGCAAAACAGCCGTAACAAGGTCAAGGATGAGATTTTCGACACAGTGGTCAATCAGGATCGTTCACTCATCCTGATCTGTTGGAAAGGGCATGAAGATGTCTCTGATGCCCAGACTGCCCTCAAGCAGTTCGTTGCCGAGAAACAGCAGGAGGTACGACAGAATCCACAGATGGCTTCTAATATGGGAACTGCCTACTTTCAGGTGGGCAATGCACCCGCTGCTCGTGTTGGCTATTACACCGCCGGGCGTCAGAGCGCAGTATTTCGTATCTCATTTGTCAAAAAAAATCGGCGGTACGTGATCAACGTGGTCAAGACCGGGTCGGCCCGTCTGGATCAGCCATCGCCCGAGCTGGCACAGCTGTTTAATGCGGTCTCCTTCAATCGAATTCAGCCCATCACCCCCGCTCCTCCAGTGCCACAGTCACCTCTGCCCACACCGCCGCCGGTTCAACCCACTCCCCAACCCGAACCGGGGCTGACGACTGCCTCGCCCGAGCCAGTTCAGCAACCCGCACTGTCCCTGGCCACACTCAGCTGGAAGTTTAACGACAAAGAGCATTCGGTAGAGCAGATCGACTTCGATCAGAACGTCACAAAGAAATACTACGATCCCGCCGGAAGGCTGATCCGCTACGTCCGGCCCGACCAGTCGCAAATGACGTTTGCCTACGATACGTTCGGCAGACTTATCAGCAAAACACGCTACGATAAAACACAGGAGCAATATACCTACGACGGAACATCCAATCGACTGACTTCCGTCACGGATCGTCTGGGTACAGTCTCGATTCAATACAACTCGCAAGGACTGATTCAGGAATTCATCGATGCGCACAAAGTAAGCTCCCGTTTCGATTTTGATTCAAAAAATCAGCTGCGCGGCGTGCAGCGTTCCGATGGCGAGTCGGTGGGATTTGCCTACGACACCAGGGGAGAACTGCAGCAGATGACTTTTGATGGCAAGAACCCCCTCGAGTTCAGCACATCAGAGAACGGTCGCACGACGACCCTCCGCGAGCCGGATGGGGCTTCGGAGTCTTTTGAGTTCACCACCAGCGGCCAGCTCCGCCGCGCAACCGATGCCCTTGGCAAAACCACTTCGTTTCAGTACGGCCCCGGAGGGCAGCTGGTTTCCACGACCAACCCACTGGGCGAAACCACTCGTTATTCCCACGACAGTGCCGGAAATGTGCGCGTCATCAGCCGTTCTGGTGCACAGGATAAGGTGCTCATTTCCTATACGAAAGCTGGACTTCCCCAGTCGGTTACGCTCCCTGGTGACCACAAATTCCAGTTTGAATTCAATCCGTTCGGCAAGATGACCAAAAAGACTGATCCACTCGGCCGCAGTTTTGGTTACGAATACAATCGGCTCCAGCAGCTCTCGAAAATGACCTTCCCGGATGGTACCGCGCGCAACCTGGTCTACGATGCCGCCGGTCGGCTGGTCTCGGATCAGCGGACGAACGACCCTGCCACCACATATCGCTATGATGATCGCGACCGTCTGGTCGAGCTCACGTCGGGTACCGGTTCGCTCCGCTATGAATACGAGGATTATGATCGGCCGGTGCGGATCGTCGATCTCTGGTCGGGACAATTGACCTCGCTGCAGTACGATCAGCGGGGACGACTGATTCAACTGAGCGATACCTTCCGCGGACGAACTGACTATCAATACGACGAATCCGGTCGTGTGACCAAAGTACAGAATACGCGGGGACAGCAGGTCGAATTCTCCTATCAGAATCTGGATCTGCCCATCGAACGTCGCCAGTTGGGAGGCGAAACGGTAAGCTATGAATACGATCTGCTCGGGCAACTCAAACGGGAAGACTCTACGGTTACCGGCACGAAACGCTACGACTATGATGCCCTGAACCGCTTGAAGGAAGAGACAACTCCCACACGCGGCACGCGGCGGTACGAATACAATCCCGCCGGTAATCTGACCCGTGTGCAGTCAGGGCAGAGCGAGTATCGTTATGAGTACGATCCGACAGATAATTTGACGGCCATCAACGCTCCCGGCGGGGGACAGACCCGGTTTGAATACGACGGCGTCGGTCGCGTCTTGAGCCGCACTAATGCCCTGGGACAGCGCCGTCAGTACCGCTGGAATCACGCCGATCAACTCGAAGCACTGACACTCGAGAGCGGCAAACAGCTCTCCTATAAGTATGGCGAACAACGCAAACCGGTGGAGATTAGCGAGGGACAGAACGTCATTCGCTCTCATGAATACAACACACAGGGGCTGCCCGTCACCAGTACGGTTAAGGATCAGCACTACCGCTATCTGTATGATCGATCGGGTAAACTGCTCGAAATGCGGAATGACACACAGCGCACCTCGGTCGGTTACACCTATGGAAACGGGGATCGCGTCTCGTCGGTTATACTCCCGGAAGGCAAAACAATCAACTACCGCTACGATGTCGCTGCTCGACTCACCGAAGTTGCTGGCCCCGCAGGTGCAGAGGTTAGCATTGAATACGACGAACTCGGTCGCCGAAAAGCTCTCCTTGCTGGAAAGGCAGCTCGCATTGAATATGCCTACCATCCCAATGGTCTGCTGCAGCGGATCGAATGCAAACAGAACGATGGCAGGCTGATCTATCAGGCCTCCTATGAATACGACTCCGCCGGACGGATCATCCGCGCGGTGCTCCAGAACAAAAATTTTACCTATGCCTACGATTCCGAGGGACGCCTGAGTGAAACCGTCTATCCCGATGGCCGCCGTGAAGCGTATGAGTACGATCTGGCCGGCAACCTGAAGAAACAGGGCACGGAAGAACGCAAATTCAATGTGTTGAACCAGTTGCTCAATGCCGGCGAGACAACCCTGCAGTACAGCCCCACCGGCAATCTGATCAGCCAGTCGCAACCACAGGGCTCAACCCGCTACGATTATGACGCTCTCGATTTCCTGCAGCGGGTCGCCCTGCAGAACAGCAAGTCCGTCGAGTACGCTTATGATCCCGATGGTCTGCTGGCTGCGCGAAACGTTGCTGGCAAGACCATACAGTTCCTGCAGGACCGAAAAAACATCGTGGGCGAACTGAGCGATGGTAAACTGGATCGCATCTATCTCAATGGAAACGACCTCGATCAGCGGTTCGGGCAGGTTATCGGCAACGAACAGTATTACTTCATCACCGCGCCCGATCACTCCGTCCTCGCAGTCATCAACCAGCAGGGTGAACTCGTCAACAGCTACACTTATTCCCCCTGCGGTGAGGTCAGTGTTATTGAAGAACAGGTTCCAAACCGCTTCTTCGCCAAAGGGCGCTATCTCGACCGGGAAACGGGACTCTATCATTACCGCAGTCGCTGGTATGACGCGTCCCTGTCTGTCTTCATCTCTCCTGATACCGATGAGGGAACACTCGCCGATCCAGTGACACAAAACGCCTATCTCTATCTGAACGGTGAGCCCGTCAATCAGATAGACCCCGCAGGCACGACAGGCATCCCGGCGCCCGGATCAACCGGGGCTGTCTGGCTGGAAATTCTTCCGAGTCAACCCATCAATCCTACACATCCTCTCGTTACAATTCCCAAAATGCCGGTCAATGAATGGATTCCGAAAGGGATGAGACATCCCTTCGAGCAGATGGAAGCTGCTCGTAGAGCAGCCTGGGCAGCCCCTGCCGAGGCAGGAGGGACTGCTGCGATGACAGCCGAACAGCAGGCAGCATATCAGACGCTGAGAGCAGGTGGCCTTCCCAGCCAAATGACCAAATTAGGAAAGCTTCGTATACTCGGCAGCCGCATGGCCCCCTGGCTGGGACGGGCTGTCATCATCTACGGGGTCTATCATAGTGGTAAAAATATTTATAACGCCAAAGACCGCGTCGATCAGGCGAAACGTGAAGTCAGTATCTGGGGTTCGGTCTGGCTGGGTGCCAAGCTGGGGGGAGCGATGGGGGCCGGTGCTGGCGGCATTGGTGCAGTTCCGGGCTCGATCCTCGGTGCTATCGCCGGCTATCTGGGTTCCAAGCTGATCACAGATCCTGAGATCCTGTTTGACGACGATCCTCCTGGTACGGGCGAAAATCTGATCTACGTCGTTCCCATCACGGGGAAGAAAGGGCAACCCCCTCAAGAAGTGTTTGTGGAGTTTATGCTGACGGGAGAAGACGAAAAGATGGCGGCTAAGGTGATCATTCATCTGCCGATCAAAGCCGAAGAAGCCGCCGAGCTTAAACAACAGCTTGGTATCGACCGCAAACTGACTTTCTTTGCTGAGAAAGCGGAAGATGGATATTATGTGATTGATGATGACCGGTTGAAAGAGATCATCAGGAAGTACTTTAAGGCGGTCGCTTCGATGGGGGTCGCGCTGGGCATGGGCTTTGCAGAAGGCTTTAAAGGCTTCGGAGGAACCATTGCTCCCGGCGGTGGGGGTGGGAGTTCGAAAGATGAGACTCAGAAGAAGATCGATGCGGCCATTGCCGCGATTAAGGTCACCGTGCACGAAGCCGAAATCTGGATCAAGCCTGGCAAACAAGGGATGACTGGCATTATAAAACTTGATGTCGAAGTTGAAATCCCGGGACAGAAAACATCGCGAAATGCAGTCGATGGAACGTTTACCGGAAAGATCGCGCATCCCAAATAG